From Abiotrophia defectiva ATCC 49176:
GTCGTTCCCGAACAAGTTAGGTGAGAACATGCCGACAATTTCATAGTCCTTGCCGTTATCTGAGTAGAGCGGAGATAAGACACCTGAGAATGGATCCCCAACCATGGCATACTTGAGGGCCCCACCTGAGATTGGTGTCCCTTCATTATCGATTACTGTAGATAAATTAGCATCTTGGGCCTGAGCACTAGCCCAAGGGGCCAATACGCCAACTACAGACAATCCCGCTACCAATGCAGTCAAGGATTTGCTAATACGACTTTTCATAAGATTTCCTCCTTCATATTGGCTTAGTCATTACGATTAAGGATACTATACCCGATAAATAAGAAAATAGCAAGAGGTTTCTTCATTGTTTTCTCATCTTGGACTTATCATATCCTCATATTAAACCTTTGATGAATCCCTTCATAAAAGATATGGTAACGATTTCCAAAAGAGACTAAATGTTCTTCTATTTTTTGTGGTGAGAAGTCGTCTCTCACTTAGCTAGACAAAACAAGAAAGGCTGGGATATTCCCAGCCTTTTCGTTCACTTATTCTTTGATTGGTTCATCTGCTGTTAATTCTACTTGGTTCCAGTCGAAGTCAGCCCCTGGAGTTGCATCATAGTGCTTAATCCGGTTGTTGAATGTCGTTAACTGGTAACTGTAGAGCGTTGGCACCATTGGCACTTCATCCATGATGAAATCTTGCCATTTCTTGAAGGCTTCCTTACGGTAATCCGCATCAAAGGAAGCATCAGAGCGGATGTCCTTGAGCAAGCTATCATTCTGTTCACTAGCGTAACGCATAAAGTTGAATTGGGCGTTACGGCCAAACATAAAGGCAGGGTTTGGATCCCCACCAAAGCCCATAGAGGCTGAGAAGACATCAATGTCCGCATCCGTCCCTAAGAGATCATAGAAGGAGTTAAACTCATGCAAGCGACCTTCATAGAGTTCGACATTAATGCCGACTTGCTTCCAAGAATCTACATAATATTGGGCGATTGGCTCAGCTACATCAGTCCCTGACGTGGCCAAGTACTTGAGGCTAAATTGATTACCCTTAGGATCTTCAACGAAGCCGTCGCCATCCTTGTCCACAAAACCAGCATCGGCTAAGATTTGCTTAGCTTTTTCTGGTTGGTAGGTATAGCCTTCACGACTGCTATCCGCAATATCCTTAAAAGTTGGCGGAATTGGCGAGTTGGCTTGCCAACGTAATCCTTCATAGAAACGCTGACCGATTGCGCCATTGTCTACAGCATAGCCCATGGCTTGTCGCAGACTCTTGTTATTGACAATCTTACTTTCATCTACTTCAACTTCTTGCTTATCAGCATTCCATTTACCTAAGTGGAAACCAAGATATTGAACTCTATTCTCTACTTGTCCAATCGTTTTGAAGTTAGTAGCATCCTTATAGGTACTGTAAGAATCAGCAGGTAGACTAGCTATGTCATAGTTGCCGGCCTTCATCTCGGAGACAGCGGTTGAAGAGTTGACTACATCCATTTGCACTTTGTCAATCTTAGGTTTACCCTTGTAGTAGTATTCATTGGCTTCTAAGATGACAGATTCACCTGGCGTAATGGACTTAACCTTGAAAGGTCCAAAACCAACCGGACTCTTACGCATAAGGTCACTGTCTGCTTGTTCCTTAATTGGAATATTCTCATAGGCATGTTTAGGAATCAGATAGTTACTTACCCCACCCCAAGCTTGCAGCATAGAGTTGGAGAATTTCTTATAAGTCACTTCTAAGGTATAATCATCAACCTTCTTCAAACCTGAAATAGTATCGGTTGTACCTGCGTGATATTCTTCCATCCCCACGACATTTTGGAAGTCAGAACCATAACGGACACCCGTATAGTCCTTATGACCGATGACGTAGTAAGGATAGATAACATCCTCAATAGTGATTGGCTCACCATCATCCCATTTAGTTCCTTGCGGAATGGTGATGGTTACCTTCTTGTTATCCTTGTCGAACTTGATTTTACCAAAGCCAGAGTCATCTAACTTATAGTTGGCGTCATTCCCAAACAAGTTAGGAGAAAACATCGAAACAATTTCATAGTCCTTGCCGTTATCAGAGTAGAGTGGAGATAGAACACCTGAGAATGGATCCCCAACCATGGCATACTTGAGGGTCCCACCTGAAATCGGTGTCCCTTCATTATCGATTACTGTAGATAAATTAGCATCTTGAGCTTGAGCACTTGCCCAAGGGTCCAGCATGCCGACCACAGATAATCCTGCTACCAATGCAGTCAAGGACTTGCTAATACAACTTTTCATAAGATTTCCTCCTTCATATTGGCTTAGTCAATACGATTAAGGATACTATAACTGATAAATGAGAAAATAGCAAGAGGTTTCTTCATTGTTTTCTCATCTTCGACTTATCATATACTCATATTATACCTTAACTAAATCCCTTTATAAAGGATATGGTAACGATTTCTGAACCAATCAATTCTTTCGGTATTTTTCTTGTTAAAATCCCCTCTTAACTTGCTCAGATGAAAAAGAGACTAGGACAAATGCCCTAGTCTCTTTTCATTAATCTGAATTATTTAACTGGTTGATCAGCAGTTAATTCAACTTCAGAAAGGTCAAATGTTGAACCCACTTTGAAGTCATAGTGTTTCACACGGTTGTTAACAGAAATTAACTCATTACGGAAGAGGGTTGGAATAACTGGTGCTTCTTCAGTGAAGTACTTTTGCCAGTCGCTGAAGGCTTTCTTACGGAAGGCTTCGTCGAAGGATTCAGTAGAACCTAAAGCATCCAAGAGCTTGTCGTTCTCTTCAGTTGCCCAACGAGTATAGTTGAAGGCAGCCTTACGACCAAACAAGTTAATAGGGTTTGGATCCCCACCTACCCCGAAGGCTGCTTGGTAGACATCAACGTCACCATCTTTTTTGAGCAAGTCGTAGAAGGCGTTAAATTCCATGAGACGACCGTCTACAAGCTCAACGTTAATCCCTACTTGTTTCCAAGAGTCGATATAGTATTGCGCGATTGGTTCAGCCGTTGCGCCCCCTTGCATAGAAGCAAATTTAAGGGTGAAGCTCTTACCGTTTGGATCTTCTACGAAGCCGTCACCGTCTTTGTCGACGAAACCAGCATCGGCAAGGATTTGTTTAGATTTTTCTGGTTGGTAGGTGTAACCTTCAATTGAGCTATCGTTGTAGTCCTTGAAGAGGGCTGGAATAGTGGTGTTGGCACGAGTACGTAAACCGTTGTAGAATTTCTCACCGATTGCAGCATTGTCAATAGCGTAACCCATGGCTTGACGTAGGGCTTTGTTAGATACAACACGACTTGGGTCGTATTCAACTTCCTTCTTGTCTGCGTTCCATTTACCCATCTTGAAACCGATGTAGCTCATGGCATTCTGTAAACGACCTAATGTTTTGAAGTTAGTAGCATCTGCATAGGTTGGGTATTCATCAGAAGACAACTTAGCGATGTCATAGTTGCCGGCTTTCATTTCTGACACGGCAGTTGAAGGGTTAACTACATCTAATTGCATACCATCTACTTTTGGCTTACCTTTGTAGTAGTATTCGTTGGCTTCGAAAGTAACAGATTCCCCTGGTGTAATCGATTTAACACGGAAAGGTCCGTTCCCTACCGGGTTCTTACGAACTGCATCTGAATCTAATTGTTCTGCCACAGGAATTTTCTCGAAGACATGTTTAGGCATCATAAATTGAGAGACACCGCCCCCTGCTTGTAACATACCAGCTGGGAATTCCTTATAGCTTACTTCTAAGGTCCAGTCGTCAACGCGCTTAAGACCTGAGATTTCTTCAGCTTTACCTTCATGGTATTCTGCCATCCCTACAACGTTCTCAAAGTCATCCCCATAACGAATGCCGGCATAGTCTTTGTGACCGATGACATAGTATGGATAGATAACGTCATCGATAGTTAATGGCTCACCATCATCCCATTTAGTATTTTCAGGAATTTTGATGGTTACTTTCTTGTTGTCCTTGTCAAAGGTCAACTTAGCAAAACCAGTATCGTTAATAACGAAGTTCTCATCGTAACCGTATAGACCAGCCATAAAGTTATCAATAACATCTGAATCCGGACCAGTAGAATAGTATACTTGGTTGAATACACCAGCAAATGGGTCCCCGACCAAAGCAACTTTCAAAGTACCACCAGAAATAGGTGTCCCTTCGTTATCTACCGTAACAGGTAAATTAGCGCCTTCAGCGTGGGCTAAGGTTGGCGCAAAAGCACCAGCTAAAGTAAAAGCAGCAGCTACTAAAGCTAAGCTCTTCTTCATAGACTTCTTCATATTGTACCCCCAATGGATATTATTTTATATGCTCCTATTCTACCCTTTTTGCTAGGGAATAGCAAGCGTTTTATTATAATTTTCTCACTTTATATTCATGTTTTTGTAGGGAAAAATTTATTTAGGTCAAATCTGACTATATTTGGCCTGAGAAAGTGGATTTTGGTAGACAAATCATCCTTAAATACATGCAAGGCTCTTAGTCTTCGTGTCCCTACTCATCAATATAAACTGGACGCAAGTTATTGGAGCGGCCAAAAGGCAAT
This genomic window contains:
- a CDS encoding oligopeptide ABC transporter substrate-binding protein; this translates as MKSCISKSLTALVAGLSVVGMLDPWASAQAQDANLSTVIDNEGTPISGGTLKYAMVGDPFSGVLSPLYSDNGKDYEIVSMFSPNLFGNDANYKLDDSGFGKIKFDKDNKKVTITIPQGTKWDDGEPITIEDVIYPYYVIGHKDYTGVRYGSDFQNVVGMEEYHAGTTDTISGLKKVDDYTLEVTYKKFSNSMLQAWGGVSNYLIPKHAYENIPIKEQADSDLMRKSPVGFGPFKVKSITPGESVILEANEYYYKGKPKIDKVQMDVVNSSTAVSEMKAGNYDIASLPADSYSTYKDATNFKTIGQVENRVQYLGFHLGKWNADKQEVEVDESKIVNNKSLRQAMGYAVDNGAIGQRFYEGLRWQANSPIPPTFKDIADSSREGYTYQPEKAKQILADAGFVDKDGDGFVEDPKGNQFSLKYLATSGTDVAEPIAQYYVDSWKQVGINVELYEGRLHEFNSFYDLLGTDADIDVFSASMGFGGDPNPAFMFGRNAQFNFMRYASEQNDSLLKDIRSDASFDADYRKEAFKKWQDFIMDEVPMVPTLYSYQLTTFNNRIKHYDATPGADFDWNQVELTADEPIKE
- a CDS encoding oligopeptide ABC transporter substrate-binding protein; translation: MKKSMKKSLALVAAAFTLAGAFAPTLAHAEGANLPVTVDNEGTPISGGTLKVALVGDPFAGVFNQVYYSTGPDSDVIDNFMAGLYGYDENFVINDTGFAKLTFDKDNKKVTIKIPENTKWDDGEPLTIDDVIYPYYVIGHKDYAGIRYGDDFENVVGMAEYHEGKAEEISGLKRVDDWTLEVSYKEFPAGMLQAGGGVSQFMMPKHVFEKIPVAEQLDSDAVRKNPVGNGPFRVKSITPGESVTFEANEYYYKGKPKVDGMQLDVVNPSTAVSEMKAGNYDIAKLSSDEYPTYADATNFKTLGRLQNAMSYIGFKMGKWNADKKEVEYDPSRVVSNKALRQAMGYAIDNAAIGEKFYNGLRTRANTTIPALFKDYNDSSIEGYTYQPEKSKQILADAGFVDKDGDGFVEDPNGKSFTLKFASMQGGATAEPIAQYYIDSWKQVGINVELVDGRLMEFNAFYDLLKKDGDVDVYQAAFGVGGDPNPINLFGRKAAFNYTRWATEENDKLLDALGSTESFDEAFRKKAFSDWQKYFTEEAPVIPTLFRNELISVNNRVKHYDFKVGSTFDLSEVELTADQPVK